The following are encoded in a window of Longimicrobiaceae bacterium genomic DNA:
- a CDS encoding prolyl oligopeptidase family serine peptidase, whose translation MHDTAPQGEHPGYRLPPEPIPTILDAPPTPLLTLSPDRSRLAWFGRRGLPPLAELAEPELGLAGVRLNPRTNMRSRQDHLVSLSIGGLDNATPRPIELPEGARLTYPRWSPDSRHLAFVHTSREAELWIVDVEAKTCRRLALPPLSGAFGIPYRWLPDGSGLLAFTIVPDRGAPPPTPEVASGPLVQESSGVSAPTRTYRDLLDGPHSERLFEFYFTGQLWHVALDGTTTPIGAPGLIASFDPAPRGDVVLLERLRRPFSYLVPYHRFPLEVDVVDLAGKEVRSIARLPLADQVPVVFDAVPAGPRGFHWRADAPAELVWVEALDEGDPRNPAALRDRLVILSDPDGEPRSLLELEHRYAGIQWGDDQLAIVYSRWWATRTERRIAISPSDPEKPPRLLSERSYQDAYNDPGWPATRRNHLGRSVLQTAPRGSAIFLMGEGASPEGSRPFLDRFDLETGETSRLWRSAEGEYEAVAVILDDSGKRILTRRESSNDPPNYRIRDLSRKSILQITGFTDPAPQLAGLGRRLITYRRADGVNLSGTLLTPPGYLPERDGPLPILFWAYPREFRDPGDAGQVLDSPYRFSRPTGASHLFLLTQGYAILDGPAMPIVGEGDAEPNDSYIEQLVANAEAAVEAVVNLGVGDRERIAVGGHSYGAFMTANLLAHTSLFRAGIARSGAYNRTLTPFGFQQEQRSYWEAADTYHRMSPFTHADRLRATILLIHGAEDNNPGTYPLQSERFYHALKGHGATVRYVVLPHESHNYRARESVLHVLAEMVEWLDRWLKPEGRRE comes from the coding sequence ATGCACGACACGGCGCCCCAGGGGGAGCATCCGGGGTATCGGCTGCCGCCGGAGCCGATCCCCACGATCCTCGACGCTCCTCCTACCCCGCTACTCACCCTCTCTCCCGACCGGTCGCGTCTGGCCTGGTTCGGTCGAAGAGGGCTTCCACCACTCGCAGAGCTGGCCGAGCCCGAGCTGGGGCTTGCGGGCGTACGCCTCAACCCCCGCACCAACATGCGGAGCCGGCAGGACCACCTCGTGTCCCTCTCCATCGGAGGGCTGGACAACGCGACACCGCGGCCGATCGAGCTTCCCGAAGGCGCACGCCTGACCTACCCGCGCTGGTCACCCGACTCCCGCCACCTGGCCTTCGTGCACACGTCCAGGGAGGCAGAGCTCTGGATCGTCGACGTGGAGGCGAAAACGTGCCGTCGACTGGCCCTGCCACCGCTCAGCGGCGCCTTCGGCATCCCGTACCGCTGGCTGCCGGATGGATCCGGCCTGCTCGCCTTCACTATCGTGCCCGACCGGGGCGCCCCGCCGCCGACTCCCGAGGTAGCGAGCGGCCCGCTGGTCCAGGAGTCGAGCGGAGTCTCCGCACCGACCCGGACCTACCGGGATCTGCTCGATGGTCCGCACAGCGAGCGGCTCTTCGAGTTCTACTTCACCGGACAGCTCTGGCACGTTGCGCTGGACGGCACGACCACGCCGATCGGGGCGCCCGGGCTCATCGCCTCGTTCGACCCGGCCCCCCGCGGGGATGTCGTCCTGCTCGAGCGGCTACGGCGCCCGTTCAGCTATCTCGTACCCTACCACCGCTTCCCGCTGGAAGTCGACGTGGTCGACCTTGCCGGCAAGGAGGTTCGGAGCATCGCGCGCCTACCCCTTGCCGATCAGGTTCCGGTCGTGTTCGACGCGGTGCCCGCCGGGCCGCGGGGCTTCCACTGGCGCGCCGACGCCCCCGCGGAGCTGGTATGGGTCGAGGCGCTCGACGAGGGGGATCCACGTAACCCCGCCGCTTTGCGCGACCGCCTTGTGATCCTCTCCGATCCCGACGGCGAGCCGCGGAGCCTGCTGGAGCTCGAACACCGCTACGCCGGCATCCAGTGGGGCGACGATCAACTGGCGATCGTCTATTCTCGCTGGTGGGCGACCCGCACGGAGCGGCGGATCGCCATCTCTCCGAGCGACCCCGAGAAGCCACCGCGCCTGCTCTCAGAACGCTCCTACCAGGACGCGTATAACGACCCGGGGTGGCCGGCAACGCGCCGAAACCATCTGGGCCGCTCGGTGCTGCAGACCGCGCCGCGGGGAAGCGCGATCTTCCTCATGGGGGAGGGTGCCTCTCCTGAGGGGAGCAGGCCGTTCCTCGACCGGTTCGATCTGGAGACCGGAGAAACCAGTCGGCTGTGGCGCAGCGCAGAGGGGGAGTACGAGGCGGTTGCGGTGATCCTGGACGATTCCGGCAAGCGGATTCTCACCCGGCGAGAGTCGTCCAACGATCCGCCCAACTATCGCATCCGTGACCTCTCCAGGAAGTCCATCCTTCAGATCACGGGCTTCACCGACCCCGCCCCTCAGCTCGCCGGACTCGGGCGAAGGCTGATCACCTACCGGCGAGCCGACGGCGTGAACCTCAGCGGCACCCTGCTCACCCCACCGGGCTACCTCCCCGAGCGGGACGGCCCGCTGCCGATCCTCTTCTGGGCTTATCCGCGGGAATTTCGGGATCCGGGCGACGCGGGCCAGGTCCTGGATTCGCCCTATCGGTTCAGCCGACCGACGGGCGCGTCGCACCTCTTCCTGCTCACGCAGGGGTACGCCATCCTGGACGGCCCGGCGATGCCGATCGTCGGAGAGGGGGACGCCGAGCCGAACGACTCGTACATCGAACAGCTGGTCGCCAATGCCGAGGCCGCGGTGGAAGCGGTGGTGAACCTGGGGGTCGGGGACCGGGAGCGGATCGCCGTGGGCGGCCACTCGTACGGCGCCTTCATGACGGCCAACCTACTCGCCCACACCTCGCTTTTCCGCGCCGGCATCGCGCGAAGCGGCGCCTACAACCGCACGCTTACTCCTTTCGGCTTCCAGCAGGAGCAGCGCAGCTACTGGGAGGCCGCCGACACCTACCACCGGATGAGCCCCTTCACCCACGCCGACCGACTGCGCGCCACGATCCTGCTCATCCACGGTGCCGAGGACAACAACCCGGGCACCTACCCGCTCCAGAGCGAGCGCTTCTACCACGCGCTCAAGGGGCACGGCGCCACGGTGAGGTATGTCGTCCTCCCGCACGAGAGCCACAACTACCGCGCCCGCGAGTCGGTGCTGCACGTGTTGGCGGAGATGGTGGAGTGGCTGGATCGGTGGCTGAAACCGGAGGGGAGGCGGGAGTGA
- a CDS encoding heavy metal-binding domain-containing protein, with the protein MLVVTTPTIEGKPIQEYLGLVSGEAILGANILRDFFAGIRDIVGGRSAAYEEELRKAKQIAIREMVEEATARGGNAVVAVDIDYETISLGSGGGMLMVSAAGTAVKI; encoded by the coding sequence ATGCTCGTAGTCACCACACCCACCATCGAAGGCAAGCCGATCCAGGAGTACCTCGGGCTGGTGAGCGGAGAGGCGATTCTGGGAGCCAACATTCTGCGGGACTTCTTTGCCGGGATCCGCGACATCGTCGGCGGCCGCTCCGCCGCCTACGAGGAGGAGCTGCGCAAGGCCAAGCAGATCGCCATCCGCGAGATGGTGGAGGAGGCCACCGCCCGCGGCGGCAATGCCGTGGTTGCCGTGGACATCGACTATGAGACGATCAGCCTCGGCAGCGGCGGCGGGATGCTGATGGTGAGCGCGGCGGGAACGGCGGTGAAGATCTGA
- a CDS encoding DMT family transporter produces MTTIDPEVSAPPGRARGFGWTEASLILMVCIWGLNFAVAKRALETFDPLAFNALRYLLASAFVYLVLRGQGRLEMPSRTDWARILVLGIFGNAIYQVAFIVGLDLSTAGSSSLMLAVVPVFVLALDLWAGVRHGPRAWIGAVASIVGVALVSRAALSIEGSGALLGNLLLLCAAVFWALYTQGSQPLIRRYGAIRATAWTLWSGAVFIFLIGVPSLVAQAWAEVDLLSWVGLFYSAFLSIGLAYLVWYNSVGKIGSSRTAIFSNLTPVMALAAGAIWLGEELTLLSLLGAALVIGGVMMVRE; encoded by the coding sequence TTGACAACCATCGATCCGGAGGTGTCGGCACCGCCAGGTCGAGCCCGCGGGTTCGGCTGGACCGAGGCGAGCCTGATCCTCATGGTCTGCATCTGGGGTCTCAACTTCGCAGTTGCGAAGCGGGCCCTGGAGACCTTCGACCCGCTGGCGTTCAACGCGCTTCGCTATCTCCTCGCTTCCGCTTTTGTGTACCTGGTGCTCCGAGGGCAGGGTCGCCTCGAGATGCCGAGCCGTACCGATTGGGCCCGCATCCTGGTGCTCGGCATCTTCGGCAACGCCATCTACCAGGTGGCCTTTATCGTTGGTCTCGACCTCAGTACCGCGGGAAGCAGCAGCCTCATGCTGGCGGTGGTGCCTGTCTTCGTGCTGGCGCTCGATCTCTGGGCGGGAGTTCGGCACGGACCGCGTGCCTGGATCGGGGCGGTGGCGTCGATCGTCGGCGTGGCACTGGTGAGCCGGGCGGCACTCAGCATCGAGGGGAGTGGGGCGCTGCTGGGGAACCTGCTGCTGCTCTGCGCGGCCGTATTCTGGGCGCTCTACACCCAGGGATCACAGCCGCTCATCCGCCGCTACGGTGCCATCCGCGCCACCGCCTGGACCTTGTGGTCGGGCGCCGTCTTCATCTTCCTGATCGGGGTTCCTTCGCTGGTAGCGCAGGCGTGGGCGGAGGTCGACCTTCTCTCCTGGGTGGGGCTCTTCTACTCGGCCTTTCTCTCGATCGGTCTCGCCTACCTGGTCTGGTACAATAGCGTCGGGAAGATCGGCAGCTCCCGGACCGCCATCTTCTCGAACCTGACGCCGGTGATGGCACTCGCTGCGGGGGCGATCTGGCTCGGCGAGGAGCTGACCCTGCTGTCGCTGCTAGGCGCCGCGCTGGTGATCGGCGGTGTGATGATGGTGCGTGAATGA
- a CDS encoding HAD family hydrolase, translated as MIRSKKAVRAVILDVDGTLLYSNEAHARAFVEAARQMGIDPPAVDEVLRLIGMGADKLIPRAFGFEQDDPQGEELEERKGNIFRSRYLQSLEPTPEVRALLERLKADGYALVVATSASPDELDGLLQRAGVRDLIEDATSADEVDESKPEPDVVHAALQQARVAPHEAVMIGDTPYDVEAARAAGVTVIALRTGGWSEKDLSGAIAVYADPAELLDRYAESPLGRRGAGSTA; from the coding sequence ATGATCCGCAGCAAAAAAGCGGTCCGAGCCGTCATCCTGGACGTCGACGGGACGCTCCTGTACAGCAACGAAGCCCACGCTCGGGCCTTCGTCGAGGCCGCTCGACAGATGGGTATCGATCCGCCCGCGGTAGACGAGGTGTTGCGTTTGATCGGGATGGGAGCGGACAAACTTATCCCCCGCGCCTTCGGCTTCGAGCAGGACGATCCGCAGGGTGAGGAGTTGGAGGAACGGAAGGGGAACATCTTCCGAAGTCGGTACCTTCAGAGCCTGGAGCCCACGCCGGAAGTGCGCGCGCTGCTCGAGCGGCTGAAGGCTGACGGCTACGCGCTCGTCGTGGCCACCTCGGCGAGCCCGGACGAGCTGGACGGCCTGCTACAGCGCGCCGGCGTCCGCGACCTCATCGAGGATGCCACTTCGGCGGACGAGGTCGACGAGTCCAAGCCCGAGCCGGACGTGGTCCACGCCGCGCTACAGCAGGCGCGGGTGGCGCCGCACGAGGCCGTGATGATCGGCGACACCCCCTATGATGTGGAGGCGGCCCGTGCGGCCGGCGTGACCGTCATCGCGTTGCGGACGGGCGGTTGGAGCGAGAAGGATCTGAGCGGCGCAATCGCGGTCTACGCCGATCCGGCCGAGTTGCTCGACCGCTACGCGGAGTCGCCTCTGGGCCGTCGCGGTGCCGGCAGTACGGCGTGA
- a CDS encoding DUF4097 family beta strand repeat-containing protein: MRRVMWVPVAAILVALAAISPAGAQTPVDRTVATPATGTVHIENLSGEVHVVGWDRAEVRVTGMLGEGTERLDVEARGHDVRVEVVIPRNARNVRGSELQIRVPARKDVRVRTTSADISLEGVTGSVDAQSTSGSVQVAGSPARVRAVSTSGGVAVDASTSTVEANSTSGAVRISGSARESVQAGAISGHVDVLASAPEVMAKSVSGEITVANASRRLAAHTVSGSIRVSGGPLQYAAMESVSGDVEFNANLARDAAINAQSHSGSITLVLPAGLEARFQATTFSGEIQNDFGPSARPVSQYAPGRELEFITGSGGALVTAKSFSGQIRFQRGN, encoded by the coding sequence ATGCGCAGAGTGATGTGGGTACCGGTTGCCGCGATCCTGGTGGCCCTCGCCGCGATCTCGCCTGCCGGCGCGCAGACGCCGGTGGACCGGACCGTTGCTACACCGGCGACCGGGACGGTGCACATCGAGAACCTCTCGGGCGAGGTGCACGTCGTCGGCTGGGACCGCGCGGAGGTTCGCGTGACGGGGATGTTGGGCGAGGGGACGGAACGCCTGGACGTGGAGGCCCGCGGCCACGATGTGCGTGTCGAGGTGGTGATCCCCCGGAACGCACGCAACGTCCGCGGCTCCGAGCTGCAGATTCGGGTTCCGGCGCGGAAGGACGTGCGGGTGAGGACCACGAGCGCGGACATCTCGCTCGAGGGCGTGACCGGTTCCGTGGATGCGCAGTCCACCAGCGGTAGCGTACAGGTCGCGGGCTCCCCGGCCAGAGTGCGGGCGGTCTCTACCAGTGGAGGGGTGGCGGTGGACGCGAGTACGTCCACGGTGGAGGCGAACAGCACCAGTGGCGCCGTGAGAATCTCGGGAAGCGCCCGGGAGAGCGTGCAGGCAGGCGCTATCAGCGGACACGTCGATGTTCTTGCCTCGGCCCCTGAGGTGATGGCCAAGTCGGTCAGCGGCGAGATCACCGTCGCCAATGCTTCGCGTCGACTCGCGGCACACACGGTGAGCGGGTCGATCCGGGTGAGCGGCGGTCCGCTGCAGTACGCCGCCATGGAGAGTGTGTCGGGCGACGTGGAGTTCAACGCCAATCTCGCTCGCGATGCTGCGATCAACGCCCAGAGCCACAGCGGCTCGATCACCCTCGTTCTCCCTGCTGGCCTCGAGGCCCGCTTCCAGGCCACGACCTTCAGCGGCGAGATTCAGAACGACTTCGGACCGAGCGCGCGCCCGGTCAGCCAGTACGCACCCGGAAGGGAGCTCGAATTCATCACCGGCAGCGGAGGAGCGCTCGTCACGGCGAAGTCCTTCAGCGGACAGATCCGCTTCCAGCGCGGGAACTGA
- a CDS encoding RNA polymerase sigma factor: protein MRLIEEDVAPVGAESAVVAEALAGSVAAFERLYRDNVGRIYALCLRLSGDPAAAEELTQDVFVRAWEKLAGFRGESAFGTWLHRLAVNVVLGQRRSEGRRAARVFVTNDLTLYESRGGHPPTGEQMDLEAALAALPEASRKVFVLHEIEGYTHQEIAEMTGRAEGTCKALLHRARRLLMEKLK from the coding sequence ATGAGGCTTATCGAAGAGGATGTAGCGCCCGTGGGGGCGGAGAGTGCCGTCGTTGCGGAGGCGCTGGCGGGCAGCGTGGCGGCCTTTGAACGTCTGTACCGCGACAACGTCGGCCGGATCTACGCTCTATGCCTGAGACTCAGCGGCGACCCCGCCGCCGCCGAGGAGCTGACGCAGGACGTCTTCGTCCGCGCGTGGGAGAAGCTCGCGGGTTTCCGGGGGGAGAGCGCGTTTGGAACCTGGCTGCACCGCCTTGCGGTCAACGTGGTGCTAGGGCAGCGGCGGAGCGAGGGGCGCCGCGCGGCGCGAGTGTTCGTGACCAACGACCTCACGCTCTACGAGTCGCGGGGAGGCCATCCGCCGACCGGGGAACAGATGGATCTGGAGGCGGCGCTGGCCGCGCTCCCGGAAGCGAGCCGCAAGGTGTTCGTCCTCCACGAGATCGAAGGATATACCCACCAGGAGATCGCGGAGATGACCGGGCGGGCGGAAGGAACCTGCAAGGCGCTCCTGCACCGCGCTCGACGGCTGCTGATGGAGAAGCTGAAATGA
- a CDS encoding protein-methionine-sulfoxide reductase heme-binding subunit MsrQ — MRSPAVPPKVARAAIFLLCLAPFLRLVWDAANGDLTANPIEDLTLRTGWWTLTFVMVTLAVTPVRRVTGWNRVVQYRRMFGLFAFFYACLHVSVYFGLDQLLSFDYILEDIVERPYITVGFSAWVLMIPLALTSTKGWIRRLGRRWQRLHRLVYATAVLGVLHFLWLVKADVREPLIFATVLTGLFLLRLPVFRRRRAPSRPPPAARVRPAVAAGSDRIAAGDSSRGRLAS, encoded by the coding sequence ATGCGGTCGCCGGCCGTTCCGCCGAAGGTCGCGCGCGCCGCGATCTTCCTGCTCTGCCTTGCGCCCTTTCTGCGCCTGGTGTGGGACGCGGCAAACGGTGACCTCACCGCCAACCCGATCGAGGATCTCACCCTGCGAACGGGATGGTGGACCCTCACCTTCGTGATGGTCACCCTGGCCGTGACTCCCGTGCGCCGGGTCACGGGCTGGAATCGGGTGGTGCAATATCGGCGCATGTTTGGCCTTTTCGCCTTCTTCTACGCCTGCCTGCACGTCTCCGTCTATTTCGGGCTCGACCAGCTACTCTCCTTCGACTACATCCTGGAGGATATCGTCGAGCGGCCGTACATCACGGTGGGATTCAGCGCCTGGGTGTTGATGATTCCGCTTGCGCTAACCTCCACCAAGGGATGGATCCGCCGACTGGGACGGCGGTGGCAACGACTCCACCGCCTGGTATATGCCACTGCGGTGCTGGGGGTGCTGCACTTCCTGTGGCTGGTGAAGGCCGATGTGCGTGAACCGCTGATCTTCGCGACCGTGCTCACGGGCCTCTTCCTGCTTCGCCTGCCCGTGTTCCGCCGTCGCCGGGCGCCGTCCCGCCCGCCGCCTGCCGCGCGGGTCAGACCGGCAGTTGCCGCGGGCTCCGACCGCATTGCCGCGGGCGATTCCTCGCGAGGTCGCCTGGCCAGTTGA
- the msrP gene encoding protein-methionine-sulfoxide reductase catalytic subunit MsrP has translation MLIKRPSDIPFSEVTPEELYLNRRQFIKQAAGVAVGAGGVSLGAACDAKAEQASQDKLTSYEDITTYNNFYEFGTGKEDPSRNAGRLRTKPWTVTVDGHVRKPGTYDLDDLLSGLTTVDRIYRMRCVEAWSMVIPWEGVPLRDLLAKVEPTPSARYVAFTTLYDPEQMPGQRRSVLEWPYVEGLRLDEAMHPLTLIATGIYNRPLPNQNGAPLRLVVPWKYGFKGIKSIVRISLVERQPPTTWNIAAPREYGFYANVNPEVDHPRWSQARERRIGELRMRPTLPFNGYAEQVASLYAGMDLRRYF, from the coding sequence ATGCTCATCAAACGCCCTTCCGATATCCCCTTCTCCGAGGTTACACCGGAGGAGCTGTATCTCAACCGTCGCCAGTTCATCAAGCAGGCCGCGGGAGTTGCCGTAGGTGCCGGGGGAGTCTCATTGGGTGCCGCGTGCGATGCGAAGGCGGAGCAGGCGTCACAGGACAAGCTCACCTCGTACGAGGACATCACCACCTACAACAACTTCTACGAATTCGGCACCGGCAAGGAGGATCCGTCGCGCAACGCAGGGCGGCTGCGCACGAAACCGTGGACCGTCACCGTCGATGGTCACGTTCGCAAGCCAGGCACGTATGACCTCGACGATCTGCTGAGTGGCCTCACCACGGTCGACCGGATCTACCGTATGCGCTGCGTGGAGGCCTGGTCGATGGTCATCCCCTGGGAGGGAGTGCCGCTGAGAGACCTGCTCGCCAAGGTGGAGCCCACCCCCTCGGCTCGCTACGTGGCCTTCACCACCCTGTACGACCCGGAGCAGATGCCCGGGCAGCGGCGCTCCGTCCTCGAGTGGCCGTACGTGGAGGGGCTGAGGCTGGACGAGGCCATGCACCCCCTCACCCTCATCGCGACGGGCATCTACAACCGCCCGTTGCCGAACCAGAACGGCGCCCCCCTGCGCCTGGTGGTGCCGTGGAAGTACGGGTTCAAGGGCATCAAGTCGATCGTGCGCATCTCCCTGGTGGAACGGCAGCCGCCCACTACCTGGAATATCGCCGCCCCGAGGGAGTACGGGTTCTACGCCAACGTCAACCCGGAGGTGGATCACCCGCGCTGGAGCCAGGCGAGGGAGCGCCGCATCGGCGAGCTCCGCATGCGTCCGACGCTGCCCTTCAACGGGTATGCCGAACAGGTTGCGAGCCTGTATGCGGGGATGGACCTGCGCCGCTACTTCTGA
- the thpR gene encoding RNA 2',3'-cyclic phosphodiesterase, which translates to MTERLFLGIPFPAETVAALSRQLGHRFPRGLPGRPVPPENWHITLRFLGEVEPDARERLLLALDSEGLGRPFELVLDRLGAFPSNSRARVLWLGSGDRQSAIRELAARVERRVRQAGFPPDERPFSPHLTLARLREPENLRHAIGGGEGPRLTLNVTEIALFRSHLGGPAARYEVVRSLPL; encoded by the coding sequence ATGACTGAACGCCTCTTTCTCGGCATCCCCTTTCCCGCGGAGACGGTCGCTGCACTATCACGGCAGCTTGGCCACCGCTTCCCGCGGGGTCTCCCGGGCCGCCCCGTTCCACCGGAGAACTGGCACATCACCCTGCGCTTTCTGGGAGAGGTCGAGCCCGATGCGAGAGAGCGCCTGCTGCTCGCGCTCGACTCGGAGGGCCTCGGCCGCCCGTTCGAGCTGGTGCTCGACCGGCTGGGCGCCTTCCCCTCCAACTCCCGCGCGCGGGTGCTCTGGCTGGGGAGCGGGGACCGCCAGTCGGCCATCCGCGAGCTCGCGGCCAGGGTCGAGCGGCGAGTCCGGCAGGCAGGTTTTCCACCGGATGAACGCCCCTTCTCCCCGCACCTCACGCTCGCACGTCTGCGCGAGCCCGAGAACCTCCGGCACGCTATCGGAGGAGGCGAGGGGCCGCGACTCACGCTCAATGTTACCGAGATCGCGCTCTTTCGCAGCCACCTGGGTGGGCCGGCTGCCCGCTACGAGGTAGTGAGATCGCTGCCTCTCTGA
- a CDS encoding SDR family NAD(P)-dependent oxidoreductase, whose translation MDLRGKVALVTGAGSGIGQAAAILLGEEGVCVAALSRTEEELRRTVEQIEQRGGEGGVFIADVSDEAQMKAAVDAIVERWGRIDIVFANAGVNGVWAPLEEISTEEWDRTIAINLRGTFLTVKHTLPYLKRQGGSIIVTASINGTRVFSNTGATAYACSKAAQVAFTKMMALELAPHRIRINVICPGAITTEIEESTEHRNIENLGVPVEFPRGWHPLRGEPGTAMQVAQLVRFLASDAADHITGTEMWIDGGESLIGIHG comes from the coding sequence ATGGATCTGCGGGGAAAAGTCGCGCTGGTGACCGGTGCCGGCTCGGGCATCGGCCAGGCGGCGGCAATCCTGCTCGGCGAGGAAGGGGTGTGCGTGGCGGCCCTGAGTCGGACCGAGGAGGAGCTGCGTCGCACCGTCGAGCAGATCGAGCAGCGCGGGGGTGAGGGCGGCGTGTTCATCGCCGACGTTTCGGACGAAGCGCAGATGAAGGCGGCGGTGGACGCGATCGTCGAGCGATGGGGACGGATCGATATCGTCTTCGCCAACGCCGGCGTGAACGGCGTCTGGGCACCGTTGGAGGAGATCTCCACCGAGGAATGGGACCGCACGATTGCAATCAACCTTCGCGGTACCTTCCTGACCGTCAAACACACCCTTCCCTATCTGAAGCGCCAGGGTGGCTCCATCATCGTCACCGCGTCGATCAATGGGACCCGTGTGTTCAGCAACACGGGGGCGACGGCCTATGCCTGCTCGAAAGCGGCGCAGGTGGCCTTCACCAAGATGATGGCGCTGGAGCTCGCCCCCCACCGTATCCGGATCAACGTGATCTGCCCCGGAGCGATCACCACCGAGATCGAAGAGAGCACCGAGCATCGCAACATCGAGAACCTGGGTGTACCGGTGGAATTTCCCCGCGGGTGGCACCCGCTGCGAGGAGAACCCGGCACCGCCATGCAGGTGGCGCAACTCGTTCGCTTCCTGGCATCCGACGCCGCCGACCACATCACCGGCACGGAAATGTGGATCGACGGTGGCGAGAGCCTCATCGGGATTCATGGGTGA
- a CDS encoding sigma-54 dependent transcriptional regulator, producing MATLTVLTASDSFSSVWEELAASFGCELRVVTAAAEAHRPDSLACILSVPGREDQAETELRALAAAGVDRVLVVGARPEHRLAVAILHAGAADYFALPGDIEPLRAAIAERRRRVDSRDARESLARVQRESFDFSRIIGHSPQLRAALERAAKIIPHDRAAVLITGETGTGKELLAQAIHYNGPRAAAPFVEINCAAIPGTLLEAELFGHERGAFTDARTAKPGLFEIADGGTLFLDEIGHLPFELQGKILKAIEEKKIRRVGAVGVREVDVRVIAATHRDLAAAVREGNFREDLYYRLNVIPIQLPPLRERGDDVLLLAAHFIRQLAAQYGLPEPPLTNELRGMLLSHPWPGNVRELRNSLERALLLGDGRLEVSDLFAPPTQPQSTSSGIPFPASLADIERAAARTMLDRLQGNKKAAADALGISRSRLYRLLEPVTTPEG from the coding sequence TTGGCTACACTCACCGTTCTCACCGCTTCCGATTCCTTCTCCTCCGTCTGGGAGGAGCTGGCGGCGTCGTTCGGCTGTGAGCTGCGGGTGGTTACGGCGGCTGCCGAGGCACACCGACCGGACTCCCTTGCCTGCATTCTCTCCGTGCCCGGGCGGGAAGACCAGGCTGAGACGGAGCTGCGCGCGCTGGCCGCCGCGGGGGTCGATCGCGTGCTGGTGGTCGGAGCCCGGCCGGAGCACCGACTCGCCGTGGCGATCCTCCACGCCGGGGCCGCGGATTACTTCGCTCTGCCAGGAGACATCGAGCCTCTTCGGGCCGCCATCGCCGAGCGAAGGCGTCGGGTGGACAGCCGCGACGCGCGGGAGAGCCTCGCGCGCGTCCAGCGCGAAAGCTTCGACTTCAGCCGGATCATCGGACATAGCCCGCAGCTCCGCGCTGCACTGGAGCGGGCGGCGAAGATCATCCCCCATGACCGCGCGGCGGTCCTGATCACCGGAGAAACGGGCACCGGCAAAGAGCTGCTCGCGCAGGCGATCCACTACAACGGTCCCCGGGCAGCGGCGCCTTTCGTGGAGATCAATTGCGCCGCGATCCCCGGGACCCTGTTGGAAGCGGAGCTCTTCGGCCACGAGCGCGGCGCCTTCACCGACGCCCGAACGGCCAAGCCGGGCCTGTTCGAGATCGCCGACGGCGGCACCCTCTTTCTCGACGAAATCGGTCACCTGCCGTTCGAACTGCAGGGCAAGATCCTCAAGGCGATCGAGGAAAAGAAGATTCGACGCGTCGGCGCGGTCGGCGTGCGCGAGGTCGACGTGCGGGTGATCGCCGCCACTCACCGCGATCTGGCCGCGGCAGTGCGGGAAGGCAACTTCCGCGAAGACCTCTACTATCGCCTCAACGTGATCCCCATCCAGCTCCCTCCCCTGCGGGAGCGGGGGGACGATGTGCTGCTGCTCGCTGCGCATTTCATCCGGCAGCTCGCGGCGCAGTACGGCCTCCCCGAGCCGCCGCTCACCAATGAGCTGCGAGGGATGCTGCTCTCCCACCCCTGGCCCGGGAACGTTCGCGAGTTGCGCAACTCGCTGGAGCGGGCGCTCCTTCTAGGGGACGGCCGCCTCGAGGTCAGCGATCTCTTCGCCCCACCCACCCAGCCACAGAGCACCTCGTCGGGGATCCCCTTCCCGGCATCGCTGGCAGACATCGAGAGGGCAGCCGCGCGCACCATGCTCGACCGCTTGCAGGGCAATAAAAAGGCCGCCGCGGACGCCCTCGGAATCTCTCGCTCGAGGCTCTACCGGTTGCTGGAGCCGGTGACCACTCCGGAGGGATGA